A genomic stretch from Aedes albopictus strain Foshan chromosome 2, AalbF5, whole genome shotgun sequence includes:
- the LOC134286322 gene encoding uncharacterized protein LOC134286322, whose amino-acid sequence MKKEFRKPAEQRSKITNQDQNVKRFPPIPVPQHCGRQTAEPLAWSELERRFQLASLLLGAPTGKGRCHPLPELRCWLRFSSILRQSKSTSSTTRFFTAGAEVPAGTVTP is encoded by the exons ATGAAAAAGGAGTTTCGTAAGCCTGCGGAACAGCGCTCGAAGATCACG AACCAAGACCAGAATGTAAAGAGATTTCCTCCCATCCCAGTACCTCAACACTGTGGCAGGCAGACGGCGGAGCCACTCGCTTGGTCGGAGCTGGAGCGGAGATTCCAGCTGGCTTCGCTACTGCTCGGCGCTCCAACTGGCAAAGGGCGGTGCCATCCGCTGCCGGAATTGAGATGCTGGCTCCGTTTCTCCTCGATACTCCGGCAATCTAAGAGTACTAGTAGTACTACCCGCTTCTTTACTGCCGGAGCGGAGGTTCCGGCTGGCACTGTTACTCCTTGA